One genomic window of Nicotiana sylvestris chromosome 10, ASM39365v2, whole genome shotgun sequence includes the following:
- the LOC138879010 gene encoding uncharacterized protein: protein MVGEKVLLKVSPMKGIMKFGKKGKWSPKFIRPFEVLRRVGEVTYELALPPSLSGVHPVFHVSMLRKYHADSSHVLDFSTIKLAESLGYEEEPVSIIDKQNRQLRSKRIYAVKVQWRGQPAEEATWESEEDIQS from the coding sequence atggtcggtgagaaggttctcttgaaagtctcgccgatgaaAGGTATTATGAaattcgggaagaagggaaagtggAGCCCAAAGTTTATtcgcccatttgaggtgttgaggcgagttggggaggttacttatgagcttgctttacctcccagcttaTCGGGggttcatccagtttttcacgtatcAATGTTACGGAAGTATCATGCCGACtcgtcccatgtgttagacttcagtactattaaGCTGgctgagagtttgggttatgaggaggagccagtttccATTATTGATAAGCAGaatcgccagttgagatccaagaggatttatgcagtaaaggtccagtggagggggcAACCAgccgaggaggcgacctgggagtccgaagAGGACATACAGAGTTGA